From a single Fulvivirga ulvae genomic region:
- a CDS encoding chemotaxis protein CheB gives MEQKLKLTVGIGASAGGLKVLKELVSTFPPETPMAFIIVQHLDPTHESVLTELLSKESTLSVHDAQNGQEIEAGHIYVIPPNTYLEVNDEKIKLIDPKHPHGFRKAVDHLFRSLANDCKNECAGVLLSGAGSDGTAGLRIIKAAGGLSLVQDPNTAEHPSMPQSAIEAHVVDKIVSIKEIYKILDSYVNHVLSFEGQGKERKPFIGIDNLEEITAILKEYAEFDLRQYKPATIQRRIARRMSLTETIRYSEYLQKLRSDEKEREQLTKDLLINITDFFRDPEAYEILEETVLPEIINKVSSEKDIRVWVPGCASGEEAYSIAILLLEVLDKLKKKNVVKIFATDIDEDAIKTARKGIYPASVAGEVPKKILDKYFVRYKNYYKIKGQVRDLISFATQNVATHPPFSHIHLVSCRNLLIYLKKEVQERVLDSFYFSLEGDSYLFLGSSESFGNRSHFFKPVSKKWRIYKKIPGLEEKRSYQTFHTGKRIKNNTDRPETFKVGKDRIAITRSERIRKSILKAVVPPMIVVNRDNHVLYYHGELKPYLIVPTGEPRHDITQLVLPELRSRLRSGLYKVKKSSEKLIFHCDISSESKQPHHKRTICLELIPLYDEHLMDETVGIVFKELDEADYEHIEGVTSADETHVSQNLELELAETREELQNTIEELETTTEELKASHEEALSTNEELQSANEELEASSEELRSLNEELSTVNSQLKEKIQQLQNANNDVENFFASTDLPTIFLNPVLEIQRYTPAAEQLLKMGPKDIGRPIYSLGRDLVDDDLAEECKRVLHNFQPIKKEKCSYDGRWYIRQITPYRTEERKIEGVVLVFQDVTEIKNLSHRAEGRERQQAVVAKLGMLALNGTDPKELMHQAVRQVAHVLNADYCKVLKYQPEQQNLLMVAGIGWQEGLVGKATVPDDRDSQAGYTLMANEPVIVKKLSEEKRFTGPDLLINHRVVSGMSCVINHSDPPFGVLGVHSTKHEKYTIDDANFLVSVANMLSTAVRTKEHQENLYNSEEQFRTMANAIPQLAWMTDETGYIFWYNQRWYDYTGTSLDAMKGWGWQKVHHPDHVDRVTEKFEKHLELKEEWEDIFPLRSASGDYRWFLSRAMPITNQEGTVIRWFGTNTDITEQRELEASLKDAVTRLEETDKRKNEFLAILGHELRNPLAVLKGSAEIVETGIAKSEDVIDTMSRSINTMTKLLDDLLDLSRVSRNKIRLQLELVNVSEILSSRLLTIHRQCDIKNQKLDLDIENDLYINADPARLEQIFLNLLSNACKYTPEGGQIKVKAWKKDKYVCIQVTDNGFGIQPDQLNSIFEPFYQITPEGTAASGLGIGLALVKNLVELHGGTISVDSGGLGKGTTFEICFHVANGSIQLNRSKEDKTQAEIPQDIVIVLVDDNPDILSTFSKLLEKHKCKVYSTDNGKDAVKLIQDKEPTVAFVDIGLPDMSGYEVARALRKSGYKNCLIAASGYSHKEAQEKAIEAGFNQHLSKPYSSKEIGHILIENNGN, from the coding sequence ATGGAACAGAAGCTGAAACTAACGGTTGGAATAGGTGCCTCTGCCGGAGGATTGAAAGTGTTGAAAGAACTCGTCAGTACCTTTCCCCCCGAGACTCCTATGGCTTTTATAATAGTTCAACACCTCGACCCTACGCACGAGAGTGTACTCACCGAGCTATTAAGCAAAGAATCAACCCTATCAGTTCATGATGCTCAAAATGGTCAGGAAATAGAAGCTGGTCACATTTATGTAATCCCTCCTAATACTTATCTTGAAGTTAATGATGAAAAGATCAAACTGATCGATCCGAAGCATCCTCACGGCTTCCGAAAAGCTGTTGATCACCTGTTCCGTTCACTGGCCAACGACTGTAAAAATGAATGTGCCGGTGTATTACTTTCCGGGGCTGGCAGTGATGGAACGGCTGGATTGCGGATTATTAAAGCTGCCGGTGGCCTGTCTCTCGTGCAAGACCCAAATACTGCTGAACACCCTAGCATGCCTCAATCGGCTATAGAAGCGCACGTTGTAGATAAAATAGTTTCTATTAAAGAAATCTATAAAATACTTGATAGCTACGTCAATCATGTCCTTTCTTTTGAGGGACAAGGAAAGGAAAGAAAACCTTTTATAGGTATTGACAACTTAGAGGAGATTACCGCGATTCTTAAAGAGTATGCAGAATTTGACCTAAGACAGTACAAGCCAGCAACAATTCAGCGCAGGATTGCCAGGCGCATGAGTCTCACCGAAACTATAAGATATAGTGAATATCTTCAAAAACTACGTAGCGATGAAAAGGAAAGGGAGCAACTGACGAAAGACTTGCTTATAAATATCACTGATTTTTTTAGGGACCCGGAAGCTTATGAAATATTAGAAGAGACAGTATTACCTGAAATAATCAATAAAGTTAGCTCAGAAAAGGACATTCGGGTATGGGTTCCCGGTTGCGCCAGTGGCGAAGAGGCTTACTCCATTGCCATCCTACTACTAGAGGTACTGGATAAACTAAAGAAAAAGAATGTTGTCAAAATATTTGCCACAGATATTGATGAAGATGCCATAAAAACGGCGAGAAAAGGAATTTATCCGGCCAGTGTAGCGGGAGAAGTGCCAAAAAAAATCCTGGATAAATACTTTGTAAGGTATAAAAATTACTACAAGATAAAGGGGCAGGTTCGTGATCTTATTTCTTTTGCGACTCAAAATGTGGCTACTCATCCTCCGTTCTCCCATATCCATCTTGTAAGTTGCAGGAACCTGTTGATCTATCTTAAAAAAGAGGTACAGGAACGGGTATTGGATTCTTTTTATTTTTCATTGGAGGGTGACTCCTATTTATTTTTAGGTAGCTCCGAGTCCTTTGGGAACAGGTCACACTTTTTTAAACCAGTTTCAAAAAAATGGCGAATTTATAAGAAAATACCTGGCCTCGAAGAAAAAAGAAGCTACCAAACATTCCACACGGGGAAACGAATTAAAAACAACACCGACCGACCTGAGACATTTAAAGTAGGCAAGGACCGGATTGCAATTACCCGGTCGGAAAGAATACGAAAGTCAATATTGAAAGCTGTAGTTCCCCCTATGATAGTTGTTAATCGCGATAATCATGTGCTATACTATCATGGAGAGCTAAAGCCATATTTGATTGTCCCTACAGGTGAACCGCGTCATGATATTACCCAACTTGTACTTCCAGAATTACGATCCCGATTGCGGAGTGGATTGTATAAGGTAAAGAAAAGTAGTGAAAAGCTTATTTTTCACTGTGACATCTCTTCTGAAAGCAAGCAACCTCATCATAAGAGGACAATTTGCCTTGAACTGATTCCTTTATACGATGAACACCTCATGGACGAGACTGTCGGTATAGTGTTTAAAGAACTTGATGAGGCTGATTATGAACATATAGAAGGGGTGACGAGCGCTGATGAAACACATGTAAGTCAAAACTTGGAATTGGAACTTGCCGAGACAAGGGAAGAGCTTCAGAATACTATAGAAGAACTTGAAACAACTACCGAAGAGCTTAAGGCATCACATGAAGAGGCTCTATCTACCAACGAAGAACTTCAGTCTGCCAACGAAGAGCTTGAAGCCAGCTCTGAAGAATTACGCTCTTTGAATGAGGAGTTAAGCACCGTAAATTCTCAACTAAAAGAAAAGATACAACAGTTGCAAAATGCCAACAACGATGTTGAGAACTTCTTTGCCAGTACAGATCTTCCTACAATATTCCTTAATCCGGTTTTGGAGATTCAACGGTACACCCCTGCCGCAGAACAACTTTTAAAAATGGGCCCTAAGGATATAGGTCGTCCAATATACTCTTTAGGTCGGGATTTGGTGGATGATGATCTTGCAGAGGAGTGTAAAAGAGTATTACATAATTTTCAGCCTATAAAAAAGGAGAAATGCTCTTATGATGGAAGGTGGTATATCCGACAGATAACACCATATAGGACGGAGGAACGCAAAATTGAGGGAGTGGTACTGGTCTTTCAGGATGTCACCGAAATCAAAAACCTTTCCCACCGAGCAGAGGGACGCGAGCGGCAACAGGCTGTGGTGGCAAAACTAGGAATGCTGGCCCTTAACGGTACAGATCCTAAAGAATTGATGCACCAGGCTGTTCGACAAGTTGCACATGTGTTGAACGCTGACTATTGCAAGGTATTAAAGTATCAGCCCGAACAACAGAACCTGCTTATGGTAGCTGGAATAGGATGGCAAGAAGGTTTGGTAGGTAAAGCTACTGTCCCCGATGATAGAGACTCTCAGGCAGGGTATACCTTAATGGCCAATGAGCCAGTGATCGTTAAAAAACTATCAGAAGAAAAGCGATTTACAGGCCCTGATCTATTAATAAATCATCGGGTGGTCAGCGGCATGAGTTGCGTCATCAACCACTCCGACCCTCCGTTTGGAGTGTTGGGTGTACATAGCACAAAGCATGAAAAATATACCATAGATGACGCCAACTTTCTGGTATCAGTAGCTAATATGCTATCTACAGCAGTAAGAACAAAAGAACATCAGGAAAATCTTTACAATAGTGAGGAACAGTTTAGAACTATGGCAAATGCCATTCCTCAGCTTGCCTGGATGACCGATGAAACAGGGTACATATTCTGGTACAATCAGCGATGGTATGATTATACTGGTACTTCGTTAGATGCAATGAAAGGTTGGGGGTGGCAGAAGGTTCATCATCCTGATCATGTTGACCGTGTGACCGAAAAGTTTGAGAAACACCTGGAATTGAAAGAGGAGTGGGAGGACATATTTCCTTTAAGAAGCGCTTCAGGAGATTACCGGTGGTTCCTCTCCAGGGCTATGCCTATTACCAACCAAGAGGGAACTGTTATTCGCTGGTTTGGCACTAACACAGATATTACTGAACAACGAGAATTGGAAGCCTCCCTTAAGGACGCTGTAACACGTTTGGAAGAAACCGACAAACGAAAAAATGAGTTTTTGGCTATTTTAGGTCATGAATTACGTAATCCACTTGCTGTTCTTAAAGGAAGTGCTGAAATCGTGGAAACTGGAATTGCCAAATCAGAGGATGTAATCGACACTATGTCCAGAAGCATTAATACCATGACCAAACTTCTGGACGATCTGCTGGACCTATCCAGGGTATCACGTAATAAAATAAGATTGCAATTAGAGCTGGTCAATGTCAGTGAAATACTTAGCAGTAGATTACTTACCATACATAGGCAGTGTGACATAAAAAATCAAAAACTGGATCTGGATATTGAAAATGATCTTTATATCAATGCAGATCCTGCACGATTAGAACAGATTTTTTTGAATCTGCTAAGCAATGCTTGCAAGTACACACCAGAGGGTGGTCAGATAAAAGTCAAAGCATGGAAAAAAGATAAGTATGTTTGTATTCAGGTTACAGATAATGGTTTTGGTATCCAACCTGATCAATTAAACAGTATTTTTGAACCATTTTATCAGATTACTCCGGAAGGAACAGCTGCATCAGGTCTAGGTATTGGTTTGGCATTGGTAAAAAACCTTGTTGAATTGCATGGTGGTACTATCTCAGTGGATAGTGGTGGATTAGGCAAAGGCACAACTTTTGAGATATGCTTTCATGTGGCTAACGGTAGTATCCAACTGAATCGATCAAAAGAAGATAAGACCCAAGCAGAAATACCTCAGGATATTGTAATTGTTTTAGTTGATGATAATCCTGATATTTTATCAACTTTTTCCAAACTATTGGAAAAACATAAGTGTAAAGTGTACTCCACGGACAATGGAAAAGATGCTGTAAAATTGATTCAGGATAAGGAACCAACAGTGGCATTTGTTGATATTGGATTGCCGGATATGTCAGGTTACGAAGTTGCAAGAGCGCTACGAAAAAGTGGCTACAAAAACTGTTTGATCGCCGCATCAGGTTATAGCCATAAAGAAGCACAGGAAAAAGCGATAGAAGCGGGGTTCAATCAGCATTTATCAAAACCTTACAGTTCCAAGGAAATAGGTCATATTTTGATTGAAAATAACGGCAATTAG
- a CDS encoding SRPBCC domain-containing protein — translation MFDYNDFQFRDDNDSPDYFLWRVFIDWQNRKNLLIGDYGVTSPQMTVLTAIYWLIQNRQETIQVAVAGAAQMDKMTTSTVLRTLEKKGLVTRSEQLKDTRTKVVSLTKKGLELTVKCLKRVNDFNIDYFSALGQSKAMFINMLQQILIINNMQKEFKSTYETEIAAPIEKVWDALINPVIVKKYFFGSNQETDWKIGSPILWTGEYEGSSYTDKGFVMEFVPHSKLSYSYLSSWSGLEDKPENYLLVTYQVKTIEMGTKLTITQSNYDEEKAKHSSENWAVVIDGLKKIVE, via the coding sequence ATGTTTGATTACAATGATTTCCAGTTTAGAGATGATAATGATAGTCCAGACTATTTTCTATGGCGGGTTTTCATTGATTGGCAGAACAGAAAAAACCTATTAATTGGAGATTATGGTGTCACCTCCCCACAAATGACGGTATTGACTGCTATTTATTGGCTGATCCAGAATAGGCAAGAAACAATCCAAGTTGCTGTTGCTGGTGCCGCCCAAATGGACAAAATGACAACCTCAACCGTTTTAAGGACATTAGAAAAAAAAGGACTGGTAACTCGATCAGAACAATTAAAGGACACACGGACAAAAGTAGTTAGCTTAACCAAAAAAGGGTTAGAATTAACGGTTAAATGTCTAAAGCGAGTTAACGATTTTAATATAGACTATTTTTCAGCTTTGGGCCAATCAAAAGCTATGTTCATCAACATGCTGCAACAAATTTTAATAATTAATAATATGCAAAAAGAATTCAAATCTACTTATGAAACTGAAATTGCCGCTCCAATAGAAAAAGTTTGGGATGCTTTGATCAATCCGGTAATTGTAAAGAAATACTTCTTTGGCTCGAATCAGGAAACAGATTGGAAAATAGGTAGCCCTATTCTTTGGACTGGAGAGTATGAAGGTTCATCCTACACTGACAAGGGCTTTGTCATGGAATTTGTTCCCCATAGCAAACTTTCATACAGCTATTTAAGTAGTTGGAGCGGCTTGGAGGATAAACCGGAAAATTACCTTTTGGTTACGTACCAAGTGAAAACAATAGAAATGGGAACAAAGCTGACTATAACACAATCTAATTATGATGAAGAAAAAGCAAAACATTCTTCTGAAAATTGGGCTGTGGTAATAGATGGACTCAAGAAAATCGTTGAATAA
- a CDS encoding SRPBCC family protein, producing MENKIPVVEAQMLIRKPISIVFQAFIDPSITTKFWFSKSSGKLETGKTITWEWETYGVSDTIRVKEIDPQKKISVEWDSPATIVDFVFTPLSDEETYVVIKNYGFSQTGEDLIQAIKDNTSGFTTVLDGLKAYLEHGIKLNLIADKFPNEHGK from the coding sequence ATGGAGAACAAAATACCGGTCGTGGAAGCACAGATGCTTATCAGAAAGCCAATTTCAATAGTTTTTCAGGCGTTCATTGACCCTTCTATCACGACCAAGTTCTGGTTTAGTAAGTCTAGTGGAAAGCTTGAGACGGGTAAAACCATAACCTGGGAGTGGGAAACGTATGGAGTGTCCGATACCATAAGAGTCAAAGAAATTGATCCTCAAAAGAAAATATCCGTCGAATGGGACAGCCCTGCAACAATTGTAGATTTTGTATTTACCCCCCTTTCGGATGAAGAGACATATGTAGTGATTAAAAACTATGGGTTTAGCCAAACCGGTGAAGATTTAATTCAAGCGATCAAAGACAACACGAGCGGTTTCACGACAGTGTTGGATGGACTAAAGGCGTATTTAGAACACGGTATTAAACTAAATCTAATTGCCGACAAATTTCCTAATGAACACGGAAAATAA
- a CDS encoding zonular occludens toxin domain-containing protein, whose amino-acid sequence MQINHQVSRAPVRRTEDLERQPMVFLVCGETGVGKTYRNKLEILNYMRDNPATGKVGRKALAFDTNDDDYTYKTVSPDHLKSLVNVQARRIRPFNPDGSPMDDDEKKAVVAKILKHFRNGLIILDDLDHYMSGAKGQAMIGALCTIRHKGIDILLTHQSIAKITTSEWQNCFWLRLHHQVDDVTRYRERIPKYYLVRIAQLIVDEQYNLASDAFAQGAIDDTEYKRRKSYYVYVNIRNQKIRGCSRAAFIRAAKKYIDQEESKKVRMMLNERDFKDKPVYKTRNDAIVKLIAEYLRYHDDCSNIWNRYTNYGGHR is encoded by the coding sequence ATGCAAATTAACCATCAGGTAAGCCGTGCGCCGGTTAGAAGGACTGAAGATTTGGAACGCCAGCCGATGGTCTTCCTGGTCTGTGGCGAAACGGGCGTGGGGAAAACCTATCGCAACAAGCTGGAGATCCTCAACTACATGCGTGATAACCCGGCAACCGGAAAGGTTGGGCGCAAAGCCCTGGCTTTCGATACCAATGATGATGACTATACCTACAAAACTGTTAGCCCAGACCATCTCAAATCGCTTGTCAATGTGCAGGCAAGAAGGATCAGGCCGTTTAATCCTGATGGCAGCCCAATGGATGATGATGAGAAGAAGGCGGTAGTTGCTAAAATCCTCAAGCACTTCAGAAATGGGTTGATTATTTTGGACGACCTTGACCATTACATGAGTGGAGCGAAGGGCCAGGCAATGATCGGGGCATTGTGTACGATTCGGCATAAGGGAATAGACATCCTGTTAACCCATCAGTCCATCGCTAAGATTACCACCTCCGAGTGGCAAAACTGTTTCTGGCTCCGGCTCCATCACCAGGTTGACGACGTTACCCGGTACAGGGAAAGGATCCCAAAATATTATCTGGTGCGGATAGCGCAACTCATTGTTGATGAACAGTACAACCTTGCATCAGATGCCTTTGCCCAGGGAGCCATTGATGACACGGAATATAAAAGGCGCAAAAGTTATTATGTGTATGTCAACATCAGAAACCAGAAGATCCGGGGGTGTAGCAGGGCAGCTTTCATCAGGGCGGCCAAAAAATACATAGATCAGGAAGAAAGTAAAAAGGTCAGGATGATGCTTAATGAAAGGGATTTTAAGGACAAGCCGGTTTATAAAACAAGGAATGATGCAATTGTCAAGTTAATAGCTGAATACCTGAGGTACCATGACGATTGTAGTAATATTTGGAATAGATACACCAACTATGGTGGACATAGATGA
- a CDS encoding AAA family ATPase: MRKEYRIDVPEAEDIPQFVKVLDDLATGNNVFLVGGAGTGKTTLAEKISYSLFGRQENDGEELPYVIVNCNQWTSPIDLIGGQTIEGYKEGRLIRAWREGKILILEEMPKLDANTAGILNDALAKSAKDGAIIFNGKSEPVKKHPMFGCMATGNVLGKSLSSSYVGNNVQDASLLDRFSGCIYRIGFNEKLERHLVYPAVVDICLKLRKSILRYEGKGANDDDTEDIMTLRTMMNMQRTYELEMKRELGMVKKLPNGKTLKDALESYMNTMSQDKARKVAAEVNLEAFYNSYKGKAMKDVFQIEYKRRQG; this comes from the coding sequence ATGAGAAAAGAATATAGAATTGATGTGCCTGAGGCCGAAGACATTCCCCAATTCGTGAAGGTATTGGATGACCTTGCAACCGGAAACAATGTTTTTCTGGTTGGCGGTGCCGGAACCGGCAAAACTACGTTGGCAGAAAAAATCTCTTATTCCCTTTTTGGCAGGCAGGAAAATGACGGTGAAGAGCTGCCCTACGTCATAGTCAACTGCAATCAGTGGACGAGTCCCATCGATCTGATCGGTGGCCAGACCATCGAAGGCTACAAAGAAGGCCGGCTTATCAGGGCATGGCGTGAAGGCAAGATCCTTATCCTGGAAGAGATGCCGAAGTTAGATGCAAACACGGCGGGGATCCTTAATGATGCACTGGCAAAAAGCGCCAAAGATGGGGCTATCATCTTTAATGGTAAAAGCGAACCCGTAAAAAAACACCCGATGTTTGGTTGCATGGCAACAGGAAACGTACTTGGCAAAAGCCTCAGCAGCAGCTACGTTGGAAATAATGTCCAGGACGCTTCATTGCTTGACAGGTTTAGTGGCTGCATTTACAGAATTGGTTTCAATGAGAAACTGGAGCGGCACCTCGTATATCCGGCTGTTGTCGATATATGCCTGAAACTTCGAAAATCCATCCTCCGGTATGAAGGCAAGGGTGCAAACGATGACGATACAGAGGACATCATGACCTTGAGGACCATGATGAACATGCAGCGTACCTACGAGCTGGAAATGAAAAGGGAGCTGGGCATGGTCAAAAAACTACCCAACGGAAAAACGCTCAAAGATGCTTTGGAAAGCTATATGAATACCATGAGCCAGGACAAGGCCAGGAAGGTCGCTGCCGAAGTAAACCTGGAAGCCTTTTACAACTCCTATAAAGGCAAGGCCATGAAAGATGTGTTCCAGATTGAATATAAACGCAGACAAGGATAG